The proteins below are encoded in one region of Triticum aestivum cultivar Chinese Spring chromosome 1B, IWGSC CS RefSeq v2.1, whole genome shotgun sequence:
- the LOC123096074 gene encoding dof zinc finger protein 5 translates to MVSHSHLEMGGAAGIKLFGKVITRQPTRTGADGGGGVVVSKTQQAAPMSSSSSSSSGRGSAEQLEEAARARAAAAEARLPCPRCRSEDTKFCYFNNYNVNQPRHFCRACHRYWTAGGAIRNVPVGSGRRKNRPVLHGASTVMSVADHHLAGPASPGMPNGLGFHPDHGWSQVVPSPAYLGNAEMEQCWWLVHQYPAQGQVNGDVQLSPSSLRINQYA, encoded by the coding sequence ATGGTGTCTCACTCTCACCTCGAGATGGGCGGCGCGGCGGGGATCAAGCTCTTCGGCAAGGTCATCACGCGGCAACCGACGCGCACGGgtgcagacggcggcggcggcgtggtggtgtCCAAGACGCAGCAGGCGGCGCCCATGTCGtcatcgtcgtcctcgtcgtcggggCGCGGGAGCGCCGAGCAGCTGGAGGAGGCCGCGAGGGCGCgcgccgcggcggcggaggcgcggctgCCGTGCCCGCGGTGCCGGAGCGAGGACACCAAGTTCTGCTACTTCAACAACTACAACGTCAACCAGCCGCGGCACTTCTGCAGGGCCTGCCACCGCTACTGGACGGCCGGCGGCGCCATCCGCAACGTGCCCGTCGGCTCCGGACGCCGCAAGAACCGCCCGGTGCTGCACGGTGCCTCCACGGTCATGAGTGTTGCCGACCACCACTTGGCGGGACCGGCGTCTCCGGGGATGCCGAATGGGCTTGGCTTCCACCCCGATCATGGATGGTCTCAGGTCGTCCCGTCGCCGGCTTACCTCGGTAACGCAGAGATGGAGCAGTGCTGGTGGCTCGTTCATCAGTACCCAGCTCAAGGTcaggtcaacggggacgtccaaCTAAGCCCTTCGTCTCTGCGGATCAATCAATACGCATGA